The Prunus persica cultivar Lovell chromosome G7, Prunus_persica_NCBIv2, whole genome shotgun sequence genome has a segment encoding these proteins:
- the LOC18771123 gene encoding uncharacterized protein LOC18771123 isoform X1, which translates to MPKMINAFKTFRTQSAALTFSTPLPPPPGLGRKASGVRFKQTTTLRSSESDSEHNMDKPEPNPTEKTRDRDSLSHSFGEGYATRCDDDGFGVVYGGIRSVPKTEQDDNHPAVDKSQGSEVQEKEKPRHQTNASS; encoded by the exons ATGCCAAAGATGATTAATGCATTCAAAACATTCAGAACCCAATCAGCAGCTTTGACATTCTCGACGCCTCTGCCGCCGCCGCCAGGCTTGGGACGGAAAGCTTCCGGGGTCCGATTCAAACAGACCACAACCCTGCGCTCCAGCGAGTCCGATAGTGAGCACAACATGGACAAGCCAGAGCCTAACCCTACTGAGAAAACTAG gGATAGGGAcagtttgtcacattcatttGGGGAGGGGTATGCGACGAGGTGCGATGACGATGGGTTCGGAGTGGTATATGGGGGAATCCGGTCAGTTCCAAAGACGGAGCAGGATGACAACCACCCTGCTGTGGACAAGTCACAGGGAAGTGAGGTGCAGGAGAAGGAGAAACCGCGACACCAGACAAATGCTTCATCCTAA
- the LOC18771123 gene encoding uncharacterized protein LOC18771123 isoform X2 translates to MIHAIRSLRTQSPSNLVQKASGVRFRQNATISTDPDTKHNMDKTQNPNQQKTGDAMSHSFGEGYATRSDEEGFGGVFSGNQSLPKTQQDQLIHENHPAYDKTQGSEVKEKEKGRHQTQANASTN, encoded by the exons ATGATTCATGCAATAAGATCACTCAGAACCCAATCGCCCTCAAACTTGGTCCAAAAAGCTTCCGGGGTCCGATTTAGGCAGAACGCAACTATTTCTACTGATCCAGATACTAAACATAACATGGACAAGACACAAAACCCTAACCAGCAGAAAACTGG AGATGCGATGTCTCATTCATTTGGGGAAGGGTATGCGACTAGGTCCGATGAGGAAGGATTTGGAGGGGTATTTTCAGGAAACCAGTCTCTACCGAAGACACAGCAGGATCAGCTGATCCATGAAAACCACCCTGCGTATGACAAGACGCAGGGAAGCGAAgtgaaggagaaggagaaaggACGACACCAAACCCAGGCCAATgcatcaacaaactaa
- the LOC18770992 gene encoding random slug protein 5, protein MYLLRRQAQKPSPEDDSAQKDAKVKELRAALGPLSGRNLKYCTDACLRRYLEARSWNLDKAKKMVEETLRWRATYKPEETRWHEIAHEGETGKVSRANFHDRLGRTVLIMRPAMQNTNSPEGNIRHLVYLIENGILNLPEGQEQMSWLVDFSGFSLNTNVSVKTARDIIYILQNHYPERLAVAFLYNPPRIFQAFWKAVKYFLDPKTFQKVKFVYPKGKESVELMKTFFDVENLPSEFGGQATLKYDHEEFSRMMAEDDVKTAKFWGFDEKPCRIKNGLSGAEVVPEPLPIAPIAS, encoded by the exons ATGTATCTTCTGAGAAGACAAGCACAAAAACCATCCCCAGAGGATGATTCTGCACAAAAAGATGCAAAG gtCAAAGAACTTAGGGCTGCACTTGGCCCCCTGTCTGGACGTAATCTGAAGTATTGCACTGATGCATGCCTTCGGAGATATTTGGAAGCTCGGAGCTGGAATCTTGATAAGGCGAAGAAAATGGTGGAAGAGACACTCAGGTGGAGGGCAACTTATAAGCCTGAAGAAACTCGTTGG CATGAAATAGCACATGAAGGTGAGACTGGAAAAGTGTCAAGAGCAAATTTCCATGATAGACTTGGGAGGACTGTGCTTATAATGAGGCCAGCAATGCAG aaCACAAACTCACCTGAAGGTAATATCCGCCATTTAGTCTATCTGATAGAAAATGGTATCCTCAACCTTCCTGAAGGTCAAGAACAAATGTCGTGGTTGGTTGACTTCTCTGGATTCTCGTTGAACACCAATGTCTCGGTCAAGACAGCCCGTGATATTATTTACATTCTACAGAACCATTACCCCGAGAGGCTTGCGGTTGCATTTCTTTATAACCCACCAAGGATTTTTCAGGCGTTCTGGAAG GCTGTCAAGTACTTCCTGGATCCCAAGACATTTCAGAAGGTGAAGTTTGTATACCCCAAAGGTAAAGAAAGTGTAGAGCTCATGAAGACATTCTTTGATGTTGAAAATCTTCCAAGCGAGTTCGGGGGTCAAGCCACCCTAAAGTACGACCATGAGGAGTTTTCACGAATGATGGCTGAGGATGATGTGAAAACTGCCAAGTTCTGGGGATTTGATGAGAAGCCTTGCCGCATAAAAAATGGGCTTTCGGGAGCAGAGGTGGTGCCGGAGCCCCTCCCCATTGCACCTATAGCTAGCTGA
- the LOC18769451 gene encoding protein AE7-like 1: MTLGLINANPVVHAKRERVARTEDLHADDAVDPLDIYDFVRDIRDPEHPYSLEQLSVLSEESITVDDKLGRILITFTPTIQHCSMATVIGLCLRVKLKHCFPPHYKVDIKVSPGSHANEESVNKQLNDKERVAAALENPNLRQLVDECLYSSEL; this comes from the exons ATGACGCTGGGTCTGATCAATGCGAACCCCGTGGTTCACGCTAAAAGGGAAAGGGTTGCTCGCACTGAAGATCTCCATGCTGACGATGCCGTTGATCCTCTCGATATCTATG ATTTCGTGAGGGATATTAGAGATCCAGAGCACCCATATTCCTTAGAGCAGCTCAGCGTGCTTTCAGAGGAATCGATCACCGTTGATGACAAGCTCGGTCGTATTCT gATAACTTTCACGCCGACTATTCAGCATTGCAGTATGGCAACAGTGATAGGTCTTTGCCTGAGAGTTAAACTAAAACACTGTTTCCCTCCTCATTATAAG GTTGACATTAAAGTATCTCCAGGATCTCATGCAAATGAAGAATCAG tTAACAAGCAGTTGAATGATAAAGAAAGAGTGGCTGCTGCCCTGGAGAATCCCAACCTTCGCCAACTCGTGGACGAGTGCCTGTATTCCAGTGAACTCTGA